GCGAGCTTGGCCCGGACTTGCCCGACGGTTGCGCCTATCGCAACAACGGCACGCTGTGGCTGGCGGCCAACACTGAAGAAATGGCGGTCGCCCACAGCAAATACCTGAACCTGAAGGCCCAGGGCGAGGTGTGTGAATTGGTCAGCGCCAGCGCCTTGCGCCAGCGAGAACCGGAACTGCGCGAGGGCCTTGAAGGCGGTCTGCTGATCAATGGCGACGGCATTCTGTATGCGCCCGCGACGGCCAACTGGATGCTCGACACCCCGAACATCCGCCAACGCCGGGCGCGGGTCAGCGAGGTCGACGGCAACCGCGTGCGACTCGACGATGGCCAGTGGTTAAGCGCCGAAGCCGTGGTGCTGGCCAACGGCATTCAGGCAACCGAACTGTGCCCGGAGCTGCCCATCGAGCCGAAAAAAGGCCACTTGCTGATCACCGACCGCTACCCCGCCACCGTCACCCACACCCTGGTGGAACTGGGTTACGTCACCAGCGCCCACAACGCCAAAGGCCCGTCGACCGCCTGCAATATCCAGCCGCGCCCAACGGGGCAATTGTTCATCGGTGCTTCGCGGCAATTCGGCACCACCGACCCGCAGGTCGAAGGTTGGATGCTGGCGAAAATGCTCAAGCGTGCCGCCGAGTACATGCCGGGACTGACGCGGCTCAATGGTATTCGTGCCTGGACCGGGTTTCGTGCCGCCAGCCCCGATGGCCTGCCATTGGTGGGTCAGCACCCGCAACGCCAGGGCTTGTGGCTGGCGGTCGGTCATGAGGGATTGGGGGTGACCACCGCCCCAGGCACTGCCGACCTGCTCGTGGCGCAACTGTTCAACGAAACCCCGCCACTGGCCTCGCAACCCTACCTGCCCCAGCGTTTTCTCGGAGAACCTGCCTATGCCTGAATTGATGCTGGACGGCCGAGCCCTGCGAGTCGCTGAAGGCACCAGCGTCGCCGCGGCCCTCGCGTTGGGCAGTGACGGTTGCACGCGCACGTCGGTCAGTGGTCAGCGCCGCGCACCGCTGTGTGGCATGGGCATTTGCCAGGAGTGCCGGGTGACCATCGACGGCAGACGTCGCTTGGCTTGCCAAACCCTCTGCCTTGACGGCATGCAGGTGGAGACTCGCCCATGAACGAATACGCCGATCTGTTGATCATCGGTGCCGGTCCGGCCGGCATGGCCGCCGCACTGGCCGCTGCGCCGAGCGGTGCACGCATTGTCATGCTCGACGACAACCCGCAGGCGGGCGGGCAAATCTGGCGCGACGGCCCGCAGTCCAACGTGCCGCTTCAGGCCCTTCAGATGCGCGAGCGTTTGCAGTCCCACAACAACATCCGCCATCACGCCGGCACCCGAGTAATCGCCAATCCCGGCCCGAAACAGCTGCTGGTCGAAGACGAAGACCACGGCTGGCTGATCAGCTACGACAAATTGATCCTGTGCACCGGCGCCCGCGAGTTACTGCTGCCCTTCCCTGGCTGGACACTGCCCGGCGTTACCGGCGCCGGTGGCTTGCAGGCGCTGATCAAGGCCGGGTTGCCGGTGCAGGATGAGCGAGTGGTGATCGCCGGCAGCGGGCCGCTGTTGCTGGCCAGCGCCGCCACCGCGAAAAAGCACGGCGCAAAAATACAACGCATCGCTGAGCAAGCCTCCCTCACGGCCGTTGCCGGTTTCGCCGCGCAACTGCCGCGCTGGCCTGGCAAATGGCTGCAATCGTTCAGTTTGTTCGATCGTCATTACCGCGCCGCCACGCACGTGCTGGCGGCCCTCGGCACGGATCGGCTTGAAGGCGTACGCCTGCAACAGCAAGGCAAAATCGTTGAAGTGGAATGCGATCGATTGGCCTGCGGTTTCGGCCTGATCCCGAACATCCAGTTGGGCCAGGCATTGGGTTACGCCGTTGAAGGCCAAGCGCTGGCGGTGGATGCATGGCAGGCCAGTCGCGTCGATCATTACGCGGCGGGTGAATGCACCGGTTTCGGTGGCAGTGAACTGGCTTTGGTGGAAGGTGCGATTGCCGGCCACGCCGCGGTTGGCGATGTCGAAGCGGCCTGTCAATTATGGCCGCGCCGGGCACGCTGGCAGGGTTTTGCCAAGACGCTGAATCAGGCTTTCGTCCTTGACCCGCGACTCAAGTCTCTGGCCCGTCACGACACCCTGGTTTGTCGCTGCGAAGACGTGCCCTACTCGGCCCTCGCCGGGCACTCGGACTGGCGCGAAGCCAAACTGTCCAGCCGCTGTGGCATGGGCGCCTGCCAGGGCCGCGTCTGTGGCGGCGCGGTGCAGCATCTGTTTGGATGGCAACCCTCGGCGCCACGCCCACCGTTCAGCCCGGCGCGCATCGAAACCTTGATGTCCCTGGACGACACCCCGCCAGCGTCATAACCATGCCAGGGGTTTCGGCCGCGCAGTCGAGCCACTATGATCCCGGGGGTCGCCATCAGGCCCCCAACGCCATGTACCCCTCGCTGACCACCTTCAAACCCTGCGATTTGCCGACGCTGCTGAACAGTCTTCAGCCGATTGCGCCGCTCCTCGATACCCTGTCCGACGTGGTGTTTTTCATCAAGGATTGCGAAGCCCGTTACGCCTTCGTCAACCAGACCCTGGCGCGACGTTGCGGTTTCAAACTCAGCGAGGAACTGCTGGGGCGCACCGCCGACATGGTCTTCCCGGAGAACTTCGGCCCGCTGTACACCGAACAGGATCGACGGGTGCTCTCCAGCGGCCGGGTACTGGCCGACCAACTGGAACTGCACCTGTATTTCGGCAACCAGCCGATCTGGTGCCTGACCCACAAACTCGCCCTGAAAGATGAACAGGGTCACATCGTTGGCCTGGCCGGTATTTCCCGCGACCTGCAATCGCCGCAATCCAGTCATCCGGCTTATCAGAAGTTGGCGGCGGTGGATTCGCATATCCGCGATCACTTTGCCCGGCCTATCAGCCTTGCCGAATTGACGGACATTGCCGGGTATTCGGTGGCGCAACTGGAACGTCACTGCAAACGGGTGTTCCAGCTCACGCCGCGGCAGATGATTCACAAGGCGCGGCTGGAAGAGGGTTCGCGGTTATTGCTGCACAGCGATTTGCCAATTACGGAGATTGCCTTGCGCTGTGGGTATACCGATCACAGTGCGTTTAGCCGGCAGTTTCGTGCGTTGACCAGTTTGTCGCCGAGTCAATATCGGGGGGATCGGGGTTAGGGGCGGCCTACAAGCTGGTCTTCGCTTCCGGCCCCGATCCCCTGTAGGAGCTGGCTTGCCGGCGATGGCAGCGTAACAGGCGCTACAGGGTTGATTGATCTGCCGCCATCGCGAGCAAGCTTGCTCCTACGCAGTACACGTACAACCTGGTTGGCCAGTGTTTCTAAAAAGCGCGCCTGCCCAACCATTGCTCCGATATGTAACACCCTATCAACGTCACAACGAATAACTCTGCCGCGATCCCTCCCTACAACGCCGCTACGCCAAGCCCCGACAACAATTTCACACCTCAAACTGGAAACCGGCACAGTGATTGCTATTGTTAATATCGTATACGAAATCCACGATACGATATTTCTACAGCACTTAACCCAACGAGGCCTCTATGAAAAACCCCGCATTTGCCGTAGCCCTCAGCGCTGTTCTCAGTACCTCCTTCATCGCCACCGCCCAGGCCGACAAGCTCGACGACATCATCGGCTCCGGCAAGCTGCGATGCGCCGTGACCCTCGACTTCCCACCCATGGGTTTCCGCGATGCAAGTAACAACCCGGCCGGGTTCGACGTGGACTACTGCAACGACTTGGCGAAGATCCTGGGGGTTGAGGCTGAAGTGGTCGAAACGCCTTTTCCTGACCGTATCCCGGCACTGGTTTCCGGCCGGGCCGACGTGATCGTCGCTTCCACCTCCGACACCCTCGAACGCGCCAAGACCGTCGGCCTGACCGTGCCCTACTTTGCGTTCCAGATGGTGGTGCTGACCCGCGACAACACCGGCATCAACGGCTTCGACGACCTCAAGGGCAAACCGGTGGGCAACACCAGCGGCACCTACGAGGCCATCGCCCTGGAGAAAGACGTGAAGAACTGGGGCACCGGCAGTTTCCGGGCTTATCAGTCGCAGAACGACACGCTGTTGGCCGTCGCCCAAGGTCACATCGACGCTACCGTGGTCACCAATACCGTCGCCGCCGCCACCCTCAAATCGGGCAAGTACAAAAACCTCAAAGTCGCGGGTAACGCGCCCTACGTGATCGACTACGTGTCCCTCGGTGCCAAGCGCAACGAGTACGGTTTGCTCAATTACCTCAATCTGTTCGTCAATCAACAGGTGCGTACTGGCCGCTATGACGAACTGTTCGTCAAATGGGTCGGCACAGAAATCACGCCGACCAACCTGACTGTGCCTAAGGTCTACTACTAAGGTGTCCGGCATGCCCAGGTCCATTTCTCTGACCGGTCGCAGTCTGGTCGCGGGCGCCGCCCAAGGTGCCGTGTTGTTCGCCGATGTCGGATTGAGTTTCTGGGGCGGCGTCGACTCCGCCAGTGGCGAGGTCATCGATCGCCACCATCCGCTCAGCGGCGAACACCTGGCTGGCCGGGTGCTGGCGATTCCCAGTGGTCGCGGCTCGTGCACCGGCAGCAGTGTGATGATGGAACTGATCAGCAACGGCCATGCACCGGCGGCACTGGTGCTGGCTGAACCCGATGAGATCCTGACCTTGGGCGTGCTCGTGGCGCAGACCATTTTCGAGCGCTCTCTGCCGGTGCTGTGCATCGGCCAGGAGGCCTTCGCCGACTTGCGCGGCAAGACTTTCGCTCGGGTCGAAGGGGCAAGCCTGAATCTTTTCGAAGACCTGCCGGGCGATGCCTGGCAGGCACTCGACAATCAGGCGCAGACAGAAGACCAGCGCAGCACGATCGAACTCACCGAACACGATCAGGCGCTGTTCGACGGCCAGCACGGAAAGGCTGCACAAATGGCCATGCAGATCGTCCTGCGCATGGCCGAACTGCAAGGCGCCCGCCATCTGGTGGATGTCACCCAGGCGCACATCGACGGCTGCATTTACACAGGACCGGCGAGCCTACAGTTTGCCCGGCAACTGGTGCAATGGGGCGCGAAGGTTCGAGTGCCGACCACCCTAAATTCGATATCCGTGGACCAGCGCCGCTGGCGCGAGTTGGGCATCGACCCGGCACTTGGCGAACCGGCCAGTGCCTTGGGCGACGCCTACATGGCGATGGGCGCACAACTGAGTTTCACCTGTGCGCCGTACCTGCTCGACAGTGCGCCCAAGGCTGGCGAGCAGATTGTCTGGGCCGAATCCAACGCCGTGGTTTACGCCAACAGCGTACTTGGCGCACGTACTCTGAAGTACCCAGACTATCTCGACATCTGCATCGCCCTGACCGGCCGTGCGCCACTGATTGGCTGCCATCTGGACGCGCAACGCAACGCCCGGTTGCAGATTGTGCTGCCCGACCTCGGTGACTTGGACGATGCCTTTTATCCGTTGCTCGGTTATCACATCGGCACCCTGGCCGGCAGCCGCGTGCCGTTGGTGCTGGGCCTGGAAAACCGCAAGCCAAGCCTCGACGATCTCAAAGCCTTCGGTGCAGCCTTCGCCACCACTTCGGCGGCGCCACTGTTTCATATCGCCGGCGTCACGCCGGAGGCCATCGATCCGTCACGGGTGCTGGAAGCGGACGAATCCATTCCCGTGGAAACAATCCGCCTGAAAGACCTGCTGCTCAGTTGGCGCGAGCTCAACAGTGCCCGTGACAGCCGTGTGGATGTGGTGTCGCTGGGCAACCCGCATTTTTCCCTCAGCGAGTTCGCCCACCTCGCACAACTGTGTCGTGGTCGGCGCAGACACCCGGATGTGGTGCTCGCCATCACTTGCGGGCGAGCCGTGCTGGAACAGGCGCGAGAGGCCGGGCATATCGCCGTGCTCGAGGCCTTCGGTGCCACGCTGGTCACCGACACCTGCTGGTGCATGCTCGGCGAGCCGGTGATTCCGCCGGCCGCGAAAAACCTCATGACCAACTCCGGCAAATACGCCCATTACGCTCCCGGTCTGGTGGGTCGCAAGGTGCACTTCGCCAGCCTCGCCGAATGCGTCAATGCCGCCTGTAACGCCACGGCCAGCGGCCACCTGCCGGCCTGGCTGCAACCTGCCGCCCAACTGGAGAGCCCCGCGCATGTTTGATTACACCTTCCAATGGCGCGCGGCCCTGCGCGCCCTGCCGGACATGCTCGCCGGCGCCGTGGTCACCTTCGAGACCGCGGCGCTGTCGATGATCTTCGGTGTGCTGATTGCCCTGGCCCTGACGGTCATACGCGAAAGCAAAAACCGGCTGCTGCGCGGGTTCGGCAACGGCTGGGTTTCGGTCGCCCGCAACACGCCGTCGTTGTTCCAGGTCTACGTCCTGTACTTCGGTCTCGGCTCACTGGAATTGCACGTCAGCTCATGGTTCGCGCTGCTGGCGGGGATCACGTTCAACAACGCCGGTTATCTCGCGGAAAACTTCCGCGGCGGCCTCAAGGCAGTTCCCACGACGCAGGTGCGCGCCGCCCGCTCACTGGGCATGAGTGCCTTCCAGACCTACCGGATGATCATCATCCCGCAGCTGCTGCGAATTGTTTTCTACCCGCTGACCAATCAGATGGTCTGGGCGGTGCTGATGACGTCGCTGGGGGTGATCGTCGGGCTGAACAATGACCTGACCGGCGTGACCCAGGAATACAATGTCAAAACCTTCCGTACCTTCGAATACTTCGCTATTGCGGCCGTGCTGTATTACGCGATTGCCAAGGCGATCGTCGCGACAGCCCGGCTAATGGCCTGGCGGTTGTTTCGTTACTGAGGAGTGTCCATGTTTGCCACCGATTTTTCCTCGAATGACCTGATGTTCCTGCTCAACGGCGCCTGGGTCACGCTGCAGTTGACGTTCTGGTCGATCATCCTCGGCTCCATCGCCGGGTTGCTGTTCGGCTTGCTGCGCGCGCTGTTGCCACGGGCCAGCCTGCCGCTGGCCTGGGTGCTGGACGTGTTTCGCAGCGTGCCGTTGCTGATCCAGTTCGTGCTTTTCAACTCATTCAAAAGCATCGTCGGCCTGAACATCAGCGCCTTCAGCGTCGGTTGCATCGTGCTTGGCGTGTACACCGCCGCGTACTTCACCGAGATCGTGCGCGGCGGCGTGTTGGCGGTGCCATTCACGGTACGCCGGGCCAGTCGTTCGCTGGGTCTGAGTTTTCTTCAGGACCTGCGCTGGATCGTCCTGCCTATGGCTACCCGAGTCGCCTTCCCCGGCTGGCTGAACCTGGTGCTCGGCGTGATGAAAGACACCGCGCTGGTGATGTGGATCGGCATCGTCGAACTGCTGCGCGCCTCGCAAACCATCGTGACCCGCATCCAGGAACCGTTGCTGGTGCTGTGCATCGCGGGCCTTATCTACTACGTCATGAGCCTGGTGGTTGCACGCCTTGGCGCTCGTCTGGAAAGAAGGTGGCAAGAAAATGATTGAGATCGACAACGTACATAAATCCTTCGGCAACCTGGAAGTGGTCAAGGGCGTGAACTTGACGGTGAACAAGGGCGAGGTGGTGTCGATCATCGGCGGCTCGGGTTCCGGCAAATCGACCCTGCTGATGTGCATCAACGGCCTGGAGCCGATCCAGAAAGGCAACATCCGCGTCGACGGCGTCGAGGTCCATCACAGTGACACCGACCTCAACCGCTTGCGGCAGAAGATCGGCATCGTGTTCCAGCAATGGAATGCCTTTCCGCATTTGACGGTGCTGGAAAACGTCATGCTCGCGCCGCGCAAGGTGCTGGGCAAAAGCAAGGCCGAAGCCGAGGAACTGGCGGTAAAACAGCTGACCCACGTGGGGCTGGGCGACAAGCTCAAGACCTTCCCTGGCAAGTTGTCGGGCGGTCAGCAGCAACGCATGGCCATCGCCCGCGCCCTGGCCATGTCGCCGGACTACATGCTGTTCGACGAAGCCACCTCGGCGCTCGATCCGCAGTTGGTGGGCGAGGTGTTGGACACCATGCGCATGCTCGCTGAAGACGGCATGACCATGGTCCTGGTGACCCACGAGATTCGCTTCGCTCGCGACGTGTCCGATCGTGTGGCGTTCTTTCGCAACGGGTTGGTGCATGAGATCGGGTCGCCGGATCAGGTGATTGGCAATCCGCTGCATGCGGAGACGGCGGCGTTTCTCAAATCAGTGAAATAACCACTGGCCAACTCAACCCTGTAGGAGCTGGCTTGCCAGCGATGGCCGTCAACGATAACGCGTGCAGTCTGGATAAATGCGTCGTCCTTGCAATCTTCGCTGGCAAGCCAGCTCCTACAGAAATCAAGACCGTGACAAGCTAAACAAGGAGCAAAGCATGCGCTCATCAAAAGTCATCCACGTGGTCAGCTGCCACGCCGAAGGCGAAGTCGGCGACGTGATCGTCGGCGGTGTTGCCCCGCCGCCCGGTGCCACGGTGTGGGAACAGTCACGCTGGATCGCCAAGGATGAAACCCTGCGCAACTTCGTGCTCAACGAGCCGCGCGGCGGGGTGTTCCGTCACGTCAACCTGCTGGTCCCCGCCAAAGACCCGAGGGCACAAATGGCCTGGATCATCATGGAGCCGGCGGACACCCCGCCAATGTCCGGTTCCAACTCATTGTGCGTGGCGACCGTGTTGCTCGACAGCGGCATCCTGCCGATGACCGAGCCGCAAACGCGGCTGGTGCTGGAGGCTCCCGGGGGACTGATCGAGGCCGTGGCCGATTGCCGCGATGGCAAGGTCGAACGGGTGGAAATCAAGAATGTGCCCTCCTTCGCCGATCGCCTGGATGCGTGGATCGAAGTCGAAGGTCTCGGCTCGCTCAAGGTCGATACGGCTTACGGTGGTGACAGCTTTGTGATTGCCGATGCCAAGGGCCTGGGCTTTTCCATCCGGCCGGACGAAGCAGCTGACTTGGTGGAAGCGGGACTGAAAATCACCCGTGCCGCCAACGAACAACTGGGTTTCGTCCATCCGCTGAATCCGGACTGGTCGCACATTTCCTTTTGTCAGATTGCCGCGCCCATCGTCCATGAAAACGGCATCGCCACCGGCGCCAACGCGGTAGTCATTCAGCCGGGCAAAATCGACCGCTCGCCCACCGGCACTGGTTGTTCGGCACGCATGGCCGTGTTGCAGGCGAAGGGTTTGATGCAGGTCGGCGAGCGGTTTATCGGGCGTTCGATCCTCGGCTCCGAGTTCCATTGCCGCATCGATTCGCTGACCGAAGTGGCTGGACGCTCCGCGATCTACCCGTGTATTTCCGGGCGGGCCTGGATCACCGGCACCCACCAATTGCTGCTCGACCCGAGCGATCCATGGCCGCAGGGCTATCGCCTCTCCGATACTTGGCCGGGTGCATGACATGAAGCTTTTGTGGCGAGGGAGCTTGCTCCCTCGCCACAAAATTACGGCGTCAGACCAACGGCCCAATAAACCTGTAAAAACCTGAAAAAAGCACTAGCCGAATTCTTTCACTTTAAATATCGTATACGAAATACAAACACGAACTGGAGGTAACAATGAGCAAGCGTATTAACTGGAGTGGCGTCTTCCCGGCGGTGACCACTCAATTCAACGATGACTTCACCATCAACCTGGATAAAACCCATCAGGTGATTTCGAACGTCATCCGTGATGGCGTTTCAGGCCTGGTGGTCTGCGGTTCGGTCGGTGAAAACACTTCGCTGACCGCCGAAGAAAAAATCGCCGTGACAGAAGTCGCGGTGGACGCCTCTCGCGGCCGGGTGCCTGTGATCTGCGGCGTGGCCGAATTCACCAGCGTGCAGGCGGCCAAGGTCGCCAACGCCGTGCGCAAGGTCGGCGTCGATGGCGTGATGCTGATGCCGGCGCTGGTCTACGGTTCCAAGCCGTTCGAAACCGCCGAGCACTACCGTTACGTGGCGAAAAACGCCGACGTGCCGCTGATGGTCTACAACAACCCGCCGATCTACAAAAACGACGTGACCCCGGACATCCTGATATCCCTGGCCGACTGCGACAACGTGGTGTGCTTCAAGGACTCCTCCGGCGATACCCGTCGCTTCATCGACGTGCGCAATGAAGTGGGCGACCGTTTTGTGCTGTTCGCCGGTCTGGATGACGTGGTGCTGGAAAGCATCGCCGTGGGTGCCGAAGGTTGGGTTTCGGGTATGTCCAACGTGTTCCCCAAAGAAGGCGAAACCATTTTCCGTCTGGCCAAGGCCGGACGCTTCGCCGAAGCCATGCCGATCTATGAATGGCTGATGCCGATCCTGCACCTCGATGCCCGCGCAGACCTGGTGCAATGCATCAAGCTGTGCGAAGCCATCGCCGGTCGCGGCAGCGCGCTCACCCGTCCGCCACGTTTGGCTCTGCCGGAAGCCGATCGTGTGTTCGTCGAACAGATCATGGCCAAGGCCCTGGCCAACCGTCCGCAGCTGCCGGACGTCGGTCTCTGAGTGATTGCCGGGCGGACCTTCGCGGTCCGGCCCGGCTGCCTGTTTTTTGCGCCTCTACAGGAAACGCCAGCATGTCCAACACTCAACACATTCCAAGCGCAACCACCCCCTCGGGACTCAAGCGCGTCGTGGCAGCCGCCATGGCTGGCACGGTCGCCGAGTGGTATGAATTCTTTCTCTACGGTACGGCGTCGGCACTGGTGTTCGGCCAGCTGTTCTTTCGCCAGACCGACAGCCCCATCGACGGCATCATCGCCGCCTTCGCCCTCTACGCCGTGGGTTTTCTCGCCCGTCCTTTGGGTGGCCTGGTGTTCGGTCACTACGGTGACAAATTCGGCCGCAAGCGCCTGTTGCAACTAAGCCTGGTGGTGGTCGGCATCACCACTTTCCTGATGGGCTGCCTGCCCGGTTTCGACCAGATCGGTTACGCCGCACCGGTGTTACTGGTGCTGCTGCGACTGATCCAGGGCTTCGCCTTTGGCGGTGAATGGGGCGGCGCGATTCTGCTGGTGTCCGAACACTGCCCGGACAATCGTCGAGGCTTCTGGGCCAGTTGGCCGCAAGCCGGTGTGCCGGCTGGCAACCTGGTGGCGACTGTCGCCTTGCTGCTGCTGTCGTCGAACCTGTCGGAACAGGACTTCCTCGCCTGGGGCTGGCGCGTGGCGTTCTGGTTCTCGGCAGTGGTTGTGCTGATCGGCTACTGGATTCGCACCAGTGTCGATGACGCCCCGATCTTCAAGGAAGCCCAGGCCCGTCAGGCGCAAACCAAGCAACAGCAATTGGGCGTGGTGGAAGTGCTGCGGCACCACTGGCGTTCGGTGCTGGTCGGCATCGGCGCGCGGTTTGCCGAGAACATCCTCTACTACACCGTCGTCACCTTCTCGATCACTTACCTGAAATTGGTGGTGCACAAGGACACTTCAGAGATTCTGCTTTTGATGTTCGGTGCACACTTGCTGCACTTCTTCCTGATCCCGCTGATGGGCTATCTGTCGGACCTGGTCGGGCGCAAACCGGTGTACCTGGTCGGCGCCGTGCTCACTGCGTTCTGGGGTTTCGTCGGATTCCCGATGATGGACACGGGGAACAACTGGCTGATCATGGCGGCGATTACCCTGGGCCTCGCCATCGAGTCAATGACCTACGCCCCGTACTCGGCGCTGATGGCCGAGATGTTCCCGACCCACGTGCGCTACACCGCATTGTCGCTGTGCTATCAGGTGGCGCCGATTTTCGCCGGTTCCCTGGCGCCGCTGATCGCGATCACCCTGCTCAACAAATACCACAGCTCGACACCGATCGCCTGGTACCTGGTGGGCGCCTCACTGATTTCCATTGTCGCGGTCGGGTTGACCCGTGAAACCCGTGGCAAGTCGCTGCACGCGGTCGATGCCGAGTCCGCTGCGCGTATTGCGGCGCTGGACAACACCGTTCCTGCCACCCCGCGCCGGAGCGATTCGCTAGCTTGACTGCGAACGCCAATCCTGTAGGAGCCGGCTTGCTGGCGATTGTCGCGACGCTGTATGCCTGATCCGCCGCCATCGCTGGCAAGCCAGCTCCGACAAGGGTTTCGTTTCAAACTTTATGACCGGAGTTTTTTTCATGTCCGAGATCCTCGGCCACAACTACATCGGCGGAACACGCAGCGCCGCCGGCAACATCGCGCTGCAAAGCCATGACGCCAGCACCGGCGAAGCGCTGCCCTTCACCTTCATGCAGGCCACAGCGGATGAAGTACACGCCGCCGCCCAGGCTGCCGCTGCTGCCTATCCGTCGTTCCGCAACTTGCCCGCCACACGCCGTGCCGATTTTCTCGAAGCCATCGCAGCGCAACTGGATGCCCTGAATGATGAGTTCGTCGCCCTGGTCACCCGCGAAACCGCGTTGCCGAGCGGCCGCATACAAGGCGAGCGCGGCCGCACCAGCGGTCAGATGCGCCTGTTCGCCCAAGTCCTGCGACGCGGTGATTTTTACGCTGCACGCATCGACCGCGCCCTGCCCGACCGTCAACCGCTGCCACGGGTCGACCTGCGTCAATACCGGATTGGCATCGGGCCGGTGGCGGTGTTCGGCGCCAGCAACTTTCCCCTGGCCTTCTCCACGGCTGGCGGTGACACCGCAGCGGCGCTGGCCGCCGGTTGCCCGGTGGTGTTCAAGGCGCATAGCGGGCATATGGCGACTGCCGAAATCGTGGCCGACGCCATCATCCGCGCCGCCGAACAAACCGACATGCCCAAGGGTGTGTTCAACATGATCTACGGCGCCGGCGTCGGCGAAGCGCTGGTCAAGCATCCGGCGATCCAAGCGGTCGGGTTTACCGGTTCGCTGAAGGGCGGACGCGCACTGTGCGACATGGCAGCCGCGCGGCCGCAACCGATCCCGGTGTTCGCCGAAATGAGCAGCATCAACCCGGTCGTGGTACTGCCCGAAGCACTGCAGGTGCGTGGCGAGAAAATCGCCCGCGAACTGGTGGCCTCGGTGGTCCAGGGTTGCGGTCAGTTTTGCACCAATCCTGGATTGGTGATCGGCATCCGCTCACCCCGGTTCAGCGCCTTCACCGCACAGTTAGCCACTTTGATGGCGGAACAACCGGCGCAAA
The Pseudomonas sp. MYb327 DNA segment above includes these coding regions:
- a CDS encoding amino acid ABC transporter ATP-binding protein; amino-acid sequence: MIEIDNVHKSFGNLEVVKGVNLTVNKGEVVSIIGGSGSGKSTLLMCINGLEPIQKGNIRVDGVEVHHSDTDLNRLRQKIGIVFQQWNAFPHLTVLENVMLAPRKVLGKSKAEAEELAVKQLTHVGLGDKLKTFPGKLSGGQQQRMAIARALAMSPDYMLFDEATSALDPQLVGEVLDTMRMLAEDGMTMVLVTHEIRFARDVSDRVAFFRNGLVHEIGSPDQVIGNPLHAETAAFLKSVK
- a CDS encoding proline racemase family protein codes for the protein MRSSKVIHVVSCHAEGEVGDVIVGGVAPPPGATVWEQSRWIAKDETLRNFVLNEPRGGVFRHVNLLVPAKDPRAQMAWIIMEPADTPPMSGSNSLCVATVLLDSGILPMTEPQTRLVLEAPGGLIEAVADCRDGKVERVEIKNVPSFADRLDAWIEVEGLGSLKVDTAYGGDSFVIADAKGLGFSIRPDEAADLVEAGLKITRAANEQLGFVHPLNPDWSHISFCQIAAPIVHENGIATGANAVVIQPGKIDRSPTGTGCSARMAVLQAKGLMQVGERFIGRSILGSEFHCRIDSLTEVAGRSAIYPCISGRAWITGTHQLLLDPSDPWPQGYRLSDTWPGA
- a CDS encoding dihydrodipicolinate synthase family protein, whose protein sequence is MSKRINWSGVFPAVTTQFNDDFTINLDKTHQVISNVIRDGVSGLVVCGSVGENTSLTAEEKIAVTEVAVDASRGRVPVICGVAEFTSVQAAKVANAVRKVGVDGVMLMPALVYGSKPFETAEHYRYVAKNADVPLMVYNNPPIYKNDVTPDILISLADCDNVVCFKDSSGDTRRFIDVRNEVGDRFVLFAGLDDVVLESIAVGAEGWVSGMSNVFPKEGETIFRLAKAGRFAEAMPIYEWLMPILHLDARADLVQCIKLCEAIAGRGSALTRPPRLALPEADRVFVEQIMAKALANRPQLPDVGL
- the abaF gene encoding fosfomycin efflux MFS transporter AbaF, producing MSNTQHIPSATTPSGLKRVVAAAMAGTVAEWYEFFLYGTASALVFGQLFFRQTDSPIDGIIAAFALYAVGFLARPLGGLVFGHYGDKFGRKRLLQLSLVVVGITTFLMGCLPGFDQIGYAAPVLLVLLRLIQGFAFGGEWGGAILLVSEHCPDNRRGFWASWPQAGVPAGNLVATVALLLLSSNLSEQDFLAWGWRVAFWFSAVVVLIGYWIRTSVDDAPIFKEAQARQAQTKQQQLGVVEVLRHHWRSVLVGIGARFAENILYYTVVTFSITYLKLVVHKDTSEILLLMFGAHLLHFFLIPLMGYLSDLVGRKPVYLVGAVLTAFWGFVGFPMMDTGNNWLIMAAITLGLAIESMTYAPYSALMAEMFPTHVRYTALSLCYQVAPIFAGSLAPLIAITLLNKYHSSTPIAWYLVGASLISIVAVGLTRETRGKSLHAVDAESAARIAALDNTVPATPRRSDSLA
- a CDS encoding aldehyde dehydrogenase (NADP(+)); the encoded protein is MSEILGHNYIGGTRSAAGNIALQSHDASTGEALPFTFMQATADEVHAAAQAAAAAYPSFRNLPATRRADFLEAIAAQLDALNDEFVALVTRETALPSGRIQGERGRTSGQMRLFAQVLRRGDFYAARIDRALPDRQPLPRVDLRQYRIGIGPVAVFGASNFPLAFSTAGGDTAAALAAGCPVVFKAHSGHMATAEIVADAIIRAAEQTDMPKGVFNMIYGAGVGEALVKHPAIQAVGFTGSLKGGRALCDMAAARPQPIPVFAEMSSINPVVVLPEALQVRGEKIARELVASVVQGCGQFCTNPGLVIGIRSPRFSAFTAQLATLMAEQPAQTMLNAGTLGSYEKGVHALISHPGITHLAGHEQHGNQARPQLFKADVSLLLRGDPLLQEEVFGPTTIIVEVADTTELQQALNSLHGQLTATLIGEAQDLQEHADLLVLLEQKVGRVLFNGYPTGVEVCDAMVHGGPYPATSDARGTSVGTLAIERFLRPVCYQNCPDTLLPDALKNANPLGIARLIDGTSERNPI